A window of Tursiops truncatus isolate mTurTru1 chromosome 8, mTurTru1.mat.Y, whole genome shotgun sequence contains these coding sequences:
- the SF3B2 gene encoding splicing factor 3B subunit 2 isoform X4 — protein sequence MAAEHPEPPKGELQLPPPPPPGHYGAWAAQELQAKLAEIGAPIQGTREELVERLQTYTRQTGIVLNRPVLRGEDGDKAAPPPMSAQQGDHSLKEHELLEQQKRAAVLLEQERQQEIAKMGTPVPRPPQDMGQIGVRTPLGPRVAAPVGPTPTVLPMGAPVPRPRGPPPPPGDENREMDDPSVGPKIPQALEKILQLKESRQEEMNSQQDEEEMETDTRSSLGHSASETEEDTVSISKKEKNRKRRNRKKKKKPQRVRGASSESSGDRDKESSRSRGSDSPAADVEIEYVTEEPEIYEPNFIFFKRIFEAFKLTDDVKKEKEKEPEKLDKLENSAAPKKKGFEEEHKDSDDDSSDDEQEKKPEAPKLSKKKLRRMNRFTVAELKQLVARPDVVEMHDVTAQDPKLLVHLKATRNSVPVPRHWCFKRKYLQGKRGIEKPPFELPDFIKRTGIQEMREALQEKEEQKTMKSKMREKVRPKMGKIDIDYQKLHDAFFKWQTKPKLTIHGDLYYEGKEFETRLKEKKPGDLSDELRISLGMPVGPNAHKVPPPWLIAMQRYGPPPSYPNLKIPGLNSPIPESCSFGYHAGGWGKPPVDETGKPLYGDVFGTNAAEFQTKTEEEEIDRTPWGELEPSDEESSEEEEEEESDEDKPDETGFITPADSGLITPGGFSSVPAGMETPELIELRKKKIEEAMDGSETPQLFTVLPEKRTATVGGAMMGSTHIYDMSTVMSRKGPAPELQGVEVALAPEELELDPMAMTQKYEEHVREQQAQVEKEDFSDMVAEHAAKQKQKKRKAQPQDSRGGSKKYKEFKF from the exons ATGGCGGCCGAGCATCCCGAACCCCCTAAAGGGGAGTTgcagctgccgccgccgccgccccctgGGCACTACGGTGCCTGGGCTGCCCAGGAGCTTCAGGCCAAATTAGCAGAGATCGGAGCTCCGATCCAGG GGACTCGCGAGGAGCTGGTGGAGCGGCTGCAGACCTACACCCGCCAG ACTGGCATCGTCCTGAATCGGCCCGTTCTGAGAGGTGAAGATGGGGACAAAGCTGCTCCCCCTCCTATGTCAGCTCAG caggGAGATCATTCACTGAAGGAACATGAACTTTTGGAGCAGCAGAAGCGG GCAGCTGTGTTACTGGAGCAGGAACGGCAGCAGGAGATTGCCAAGATGGGCACGCCAGTCCCTCGGCCCCCACAAGACATGGGCCAAATTGGTGTTCGCACTCCTCTGGGTCCTCGAG TGGCTGCTCCAGTGGGTCCCACTCCCACTGTCCTGCCTATGGGGGCCCCTGTTCCTCGGCCTCGTGGTCCCCCACCACCTCCTGGAGATGAGAACAGAGAG ATGGATGACCCCTCTGTGGGCCCCAAGATCCCCCAGGCTTTGGAAAAGATCCTGCAGCTAAAGGAGAGCCGCCAGGAAGAGATGAACTCTCAGCAGG acgaagaggaaatggagacagaTACTCGCTCGTCCCTGGGCCACTCGGCGTCAGAGACTGAGGAGGACACAGTGTCCATATCTAAAAAAGAG AAAAACCGGAAGCGTCGGAAccgaaagaagaagaaaaagcccCAGCGGGTGCGGGGGGCATCATCTGAGAGCTCTGGGGACCGAGACAAAGAGTCAAGCCGCTCCCGTGGCTCTGACTCCCCAGCGGCTGATGTGGAAATTGAGTACGTGACTGAAGAGCCTGAAATTTATGAGCCCAACTTCATCTTCTTCAAGAGGATTTTTGAGGCTTTCAAG CTCACTGATGAcgtgaagaaggagaaggagaaggagccaGAGAAACTTGACAAACTGGAGAACTCTGCGGCCCCCAAGAAAAAGGGCTTTGAGGAGGAGCACAAGGACAGCGATGATGATAGCAGTGATGACGAGCAG GAAAAGAAGCCAGAAGCCCCCAAGCTGTCCAAGAAGAAGCTGCGCCGAATGAATCGCTTCACTGTGGCTGAACTCAAGCAG CTTGTGGCTCGGCCCGACGTTGTGGAGATGCATGACGTGACTGCGCAGGACCCCAAGCTCTTGGTTCACCTCAAGGCCACTCGGAATTCTGTGCCCGTGCCTCGCCACTGGTGTTTTAAGCGCAAGTACCTGCAGGGCAAACGAGGCATTGAGAAGCCCCCCTTCGAGCTACCCGACTTCATCAAACGCACAGGCATCCAGGAGATGCGGGAGGCCCTGCAGGAGAAG GAAGAACAGAAAACCATGAAGTCAAAGATGCGCGAGAAGGTTCGGCCCAAGATGGGGAAGATCGACATTGATTACCAGAAACTGCATGACGCCTTCTTCAAGTGGCAGACCAAGCCAAAGCTGACCATCCACGGGGACCTGTACTACGAG GGGAAGGAGTTTGAGACACGACTGAAGGAGAAGAAGCCAGGAGATCTGTCTGATGAGCTGAGGATTTCCTTGGGGATGCCAGTAGGACCA AATGCCCACAAGGTCCCTCCCCCGTGGCTGATTGCCATGCAGCGATATGGACCACCCCCGTCGTACCCCAACCTGAAAATCCCTGGGCTGAACTCGCCTATCCCCGAG AGCTGTTCTTTTGGGTACCATGCTGGTGGCTGGGGCAAACCCCCAGTAGATGAGACCGGGAAACCCCTCTATGGGGATGTGTTTGGAACCAATGCTGCTGAATTTCAG ACCAAGACTGAGGAAGAAGAGATTGATCGGACCCCTTGGGGGGAGCTGGAGCCATCTGATGAAGAGTCttcagaagaagaggaagaggaagaaagtgatGAAGATAAGCCAGATGAGACGGGCTTCATTACCCCTGCAGACAG TGGCCTCATCACTCCTGGAGGGTTCTCATCAGTGCCAGCTGGAATGGAGACCCCTGAACTCATTgaactgaggaagaagaagatTGAGGAGGCGATGGATGG AAGTGAGACGCCTCAGCTGTTCACTGTGTTGCCAGAGAAGAGAACGGCCACTGTTGGGGGCGCCATGATGGGATCAACCCACATCTATGACATGTCCACG GTTATGAGCCGGAAGGGCCCGGCCCCCGAGCTACAAGGTGTGGAAGTGGCCCTGGCACCCGAAGAGCTGGAGCTGGATCCCATGGCCATGACCCAGAAGTATGAGGAGCACGTGCGGGAGCAGCAGGCACAAGTGGAGAAAGAAGACTTCAGTGACATGGTGGCTGAGCACGCGGCCAAGCAGAAG CAAAAGAAACGGAAAGCTCAGCCCCAGGACAGCCGTGGGGGCAGCAAGAAATACAAGGAGTTCAAATTTTAG
- the SF3B2 gene encoding splicing factor 3B subunit 2 isoform X3 — translation MAAEHPEPPKGELQLPPPPPPGHYGAWAAQELQAKLAEIGAPIQAGTREELVERLQTYTRQTGIVLNRPVLRGEDGDKAAPPPMSAQQGDHSLKEHELLEQQKRAAVLLEQERQQEIAKMGTPVPRPPQDMGQIGVRTPLGPRVAAPVGPTPTVLPMGAPVPRPRGPPPPPGDENREMDDPSVGPKIPQALEKILQLKESRQEEMNSQQDEEEMETDTRSSLGHSASETEEDTVSISKKEKNRKRRNRKKKKKPQRVRGASSESSGDRDKESSRSRGSDSPAADVEIEYVTEEPEIYEPNFIFFKRIFEAFKLTDDVKKEKEKEPEKLDKLENSAAPKKKGFEEEHKDSDDDSSDDEQEKKPEAPKLSKKKLRRMNRFTVAELKQLVARPDVVEMHDVTAQDPKLLVHLKATRNSVPVPRHWCFKRKYLQGKRGIEKPPFELPDFIKRTGIQEMREALQEKEEQKTMKSKMREKVRPKMGKIDIDYQKLHDAFFKWQTKPKLTIHGDLYYEGKEFETRLKEKKPGDLSDELRISLGMPVGPNAHKVPPPWLIAMQRYGPPPSYPNLKIPGLNSPIPESCSFGYHAGGWGKPPVDETGKPLYGDVFGTNAAEFQTKTEEEEIDRTPWGELEPSDEESSEEEEEEESDEDKPDETGFITPADSGLITPGGFSSVPAGMETPELIELRKKKIEEAMDGSETPQLFTVLPEKRTATVGGAMMGSTHIYDMSTVMSRKGPAPELQGVEVALAPEELELDPMAMTQKYEEHVREQQAQVEKEDFSDMVAEHAAKQKQKKRKAQPQDSRGGSKKYKEFKF, via the exons ATGGCGGCCGAGCATCCCGAACCCCCTAAAGGGGAGTTgcagctgccgccgccgccgccccctgGGCACTACGGTGCCTGGGCTGCCCAGGAGCTTCAGGCCAAATTAGCAGAGATCGGAGCTCCGATCCAGG CAGGGACTCGCGAGGAGCTGGTGGAGCGGCTGCAGACCTACACCCGCCAG ACTGGCATCGTCCTGAATCGGCCCGTTCTGAGAGGTGAAGATGGGGACAAAGCTGCTCCCCCTCCTATGTCAGCTCAG caggGAGATCATTCACTGAAGGAACATGAACTTTTGGAGCAGCAGAAGCGG GCAGCTGTGTTACTGGAGCAGGAACGGCAGCAGGAGATTGCCAAGATGGGCACGCCAGTCCCTCGGCCCCCACAAGACATGGGCCAAATTGGTGTTCGCACTCCTCTGGGTCCTCGAG TGGCTGCTCCAGTGGGTCCCACTCCCACTGTCCTGCCTATGGGGGCCCCTGTTCCTCGGCCTCGTGGTCCCCCACCACCTCCTGGAGATGAGAACAGAGAG ATGGATGACCCCTCTGTGGGCCCCAAGATCCCCCAGGCTTTGGAAAAGATCCTGCAGCTAAAGGAGAGCCGCCAGGAAGAGATGAACTCTCAGCAGG acgaagaggaaatggagacagaTACTCGCTCGTCCCTGGGCCACTCGGCGTCAGAGACTGAGGAGGACACAGTGTCCATATCTAAAAAAGAG AAAAACCGGAAGCGTCGGAAccgaaagaagaagaaaaagcccCAGCGGGTGCGGGGGGCATCATCTGAGAGCTCTGGGGACCGAGACAAAGAGTCAAGCCGCTCCCGTGGCTCTGACTCCCCAGCGGCTGATGTGGAAATTGAGTACGTGACTGAAGAGCCTGAAATTTATGAGCCCAACTTCATCTTCTTCAAGAGGATTTTTGAGGCTTTCAAG CTCACTGATGAcgtgaagaaggagaaggagaaggagccaGAGAAACTTGACAAACTGGAGAACTCTGCGGCCCCCAAGAAAAAGGGCTTTGAGGAGGAGCACAAGGACAGCGATGATGATAGCAGTGATGACGAGCAG GAAAAGAAGCCAGAAGCCCCCAAGCTGTCCAAGAAGAAGCTGCGCCGAATGAATCGCTTCACTGTGGCTGAACTCAAGCAG CTTGTGGCTCGGCCCGACGTTGTGGAGATGCATGACGTGACTGCGCAGGACCCCAAGCTCTTGGTTCACCTCAAGGCCACTCGGAATTCTGTGCCCGTGCCTCGCCACTGGTGTTTTAAGCGCAAGTACCTGCAGGGCAAACGAGGCATTGAGAAGCCCCCCTTCGAGCTACCCGACTTCATCAAACGCACAGGCATCCAGGAGATGCGGGAGGCCCTGCAGGAGAAG GAAGAACAGAAAACCATGAAGTCAAAGATGCGCGAGAAGGTTCGGCCCAAGATGGGGAAGATCGACATTGATTACCAGAAACTGCATGACGCCTTCTTCAAGTGGCAGACCAAGCCAAAGCTGACCATCCACGGGGACCTGTACTACGAG GGGAAGGAGTTTGAGACACGACTGAAGGAGAAGAAGCCAGGAGATCTGTCTGATGAGCTGAGGATTTCCTTGGGGATGCCAGTAGGACCA AATGCCCACAAGGTCCCTCCCCCGTGGCTGATTGCCATGCAGCGATATGGACCACCCCCGTCGTACCCCAACCTGAAAATCCCTGGGCTGAACTCGCCTATCCCCGAG AGCTGTTCTTTTGGGTACCATGCTGGTGGCTGGGGCAAACCCCCAGTAGATGAGACCGGGAAACCCCTCTATGGGGATGTGTTTGGAACCAATGCTGCTGAATTTCAG ACCAAGACTGAGGAAGAAGAGATTGATCGGACCCCTTGGGGGGAGCTGGAGCCATCTGATGAAGAGTCttcagaagaagaggaagaggaagaaagtgatGAAGATAAGCCAGATGAGACGGGCTTCATTACCCCTGCAGACAG TGGCCTCATCACTCCTGGAGGGTTCTCATCAGTGCCAGCTGGAATGGAGACCCCTGAACTCATTgaactgaggaagaagaagatTGAGGAGGCGATGGATGG AAGTGAGACGCCTCAGCTGTTCACTGTGTTGCCAGAGAAGAGAACGGCCACTGTTGGGGGCGCCATGATGGGATCAACCCACATCTATGACATGTCCACG GTTATGAGCCGGAAGGGCCCGGCCCCCGAGCTACAAGGTGTGGAAGTGGCCCTGGCACCCGAAGAGCTGGAGCTGGATCCCATGGCCATGACCCAGAAGTATGAGGAGCACGTGCGGGAGCAGCAGGCACAAGTGGAGAAAGAAGACTTCAGTGACATGGTGGCTGAGCACGCGGCCAAGCAGAAG CAAAAGAAACGGAAAGCTCAGCCCCAGGACAGCCGTGGGGGCAGCAAGAAATACAAGGAGTTCAAATTTTAG
- the SF3B2 gene encoding splicing factor 3B subunit 2 isoform X2: MAAEHPEPPKGELQLPPPPPPGHYGAWAAQELQAKLAEIGAPIQGTREELVERLQTYTRQTGIVLNRPVLRGEDGDKAAPPPMSAQLSGIPMPPPPMGLPPLQPPPPPPPPPPGLGLGFPMAVGPRPPNLGPPPPLRVGDPVALSEEERLKLAQQQAALLMQQEERAKQQGDHSLKEHELLEQQKRAAVLLEQERQQEIAKMGTPVPRPPQDMGQIGVRTPLGPRVAAPVGPTPTVLPMGAPVPRPRGPPPPPGDENREMDDPSVGPKIPQALEKILQLKESRQEEMNSQQDEEEMETDTRSSLGHSASETEEDTVSISKKEKNRKRRNRKKKKKPQRVRGASSESSGDRDKESSRSRGSDSPAADVEIEYVTEEPEIYEPNFIFFKRIFEAFKLTDDVKKEKEKEPEKLDKLENSAAPKKKGFEEEHKDSDDDSSDDEQEKKPEAPKLSKKKLRRMNRFTVAELKQLVARPDVVEMHDVTAQDPKLLVHLKATRNSVPVPRHWCFKRKYLQGKRGIEKPPFELPDFIKRTGIQEMREALQEKEEQKTMKSKMREKVRPKMGKIDIDYQKLHDAFFKWQTKPKLTIHGDLYYEGKEFETRLKEKKPGDLSDELRISLGMPVGPNAHKVPPPWLIAMQRYGPPPSYPNLKIPGLNSPIPESCSFGYHAGGWGKPPVDETGKPLYGDVFGTNAAEFQTKTEEEEIDRTPWGELEPSDEESSEEEEEEESDEDKPDETGFITPADSGLITPGGFSSVPAGMETPELIELRKKKIEEAMDGSETPQLFTVLPEKRTATVGGAMMGSTHIYDMSTVMSRKGPAPELQGVEVALAPEELELDPMAMTQKYEEHVREQQAQVEKEDFSDMVAEHAAKQKQKKRKAQPQDSRGGSKKYKEFKF; this comes from the exons ATGGCGGCCGAGCATCCCGAACCCCCTAAAGGGGAGTTgcagctgccgccgccgccgccccctgGGCACTACGGTGCCTGGGCTGCCCAGGAGCTTCAGGCCAAATTAGCAGAGATCGGAGCTCCGATCCAGG GGACTCGCGAGGAGCTGGTGGAGCGGCTGCAGACCTACACCCGCCAG ACTGGCATCGTCCTGAATCGGCCCGTTCTGAGAGGTGAAGATGGGGACAAAGCTGCTCCCCCTCCTATGTCAGCTCAG CTCTCTGGGATTCCCATGCCACCCCCCCCCATGGGACTCCCTCCTCTGCAACCTCCTCcgccacccccaccacccccacccggCCTTGGCCTTGGCTTTCCTATGGCAGTTGGACCCCGCCCACCAAACCTGgggccccctcctcctctccggGTGGGCGATCCCGTGGCGCTGTCAGAGGAAGAGCGGCTAAAGCTGGCGCAGCAGCAGGCGGCGTTGCTGATGCAGCAGGAGGAGCGTGCCAAGCAG caggGAGATCATTCACTGAAGGAACATGAACTTTTGGAGCAGCAGAAGCGG GCAGCTGTGTTACTGGAGCAGGAACGGCAGCAGGAGATTGCCAAGATGGGCACGCCAGTCCCTCGGCCCCCACAAGACATGGGCCAAATTGGTGTTCGCACTCCTCTGGGTCCTCGAG TGGCTGCTCCAGTGGGTCCCACTCCCACTGTCCTGCCTATGGGGGCCCCTGTTCCTCGGCCTCGTGGTCCCCCACCACCTCCTGGAGATGAGAACAGAGAG ATGGATGACCCCTCTGTGGGCCCCAAGATCCCCCAGGCTTTGGAAAAGATCCTGCAGCTAAAGGAGAGCCGCCAGGAAGAGATGAACTCTCAGCAGG acgaagaggaaatggagacagaTACTCGCTCGTCCCTGGGCCACTCGGCGTCAGAGACTGAGGAGGACACAGTGTCCATATCTAAAAAAGAG AAAAACCGGAAGCGTCGGAAccgaaagaagaagaaaaagcccCAGCGGGTGCGGGGGGCATCATCTGAGAGCTCTGGGGACCGAGACAAAGAGTCAAGCCGCTCCCGTGGCTCTGACTCCCCAGCGGCTGATGTGGAAATTGAGTACGTGACTGAAGAGCCTGAAATTTATGAGCCCAACTTCATCTTCTTCAAGAGGATTTTTGAGGCTTTCAAG CTCACTGATGAcgtgaagaaggagaaggagaaggagccaGAGAAACTTGACAAACTGGAGAACTCTGCGGCCCCCAAGAAAAAGGGCTTTGAGGAGGAGCACAAGGACAGCGATGATGATAGCAGTGATGACGAGCAG GAAAAGAAGCCAGAAGCCCCCAAGCTGTCCAAGAAGAAGCTGCGCCGAATGAATCGCTTCACTGTGGCTGAACTCAAGCAG CTTGTGGCTCGGCCCGACGTTGTGGAGATGCATGACGTGACTGCGCAGGACCCCAAGCTCTTGGTTCACCTCAAGGCCACTCGGAATTCTGTGCCCGTGCCTCGCCACTGGTGTTTTAAGCGCAAGTACCTGCAGGGCAAACGAGGCATTGAGAAGCCCCCCTTCGAGCTACCCGACTTCATCAAACGCACAGGCATCCAGGAGATGCGGGAGGCCCTGCAGGAGAAG GAAGAACAGAAAACCATGAAGTCAAAGATGCGCGAGAAGGTTCGGCCCAAGATGGGGAAGATCGACATTGATTACCAGAAACTGCATGACGCCTTCTTCAAGTGGCAGACCAAGCCAAAGCTGACCATCCACGGGGACCTGTACTACGAG GGGAAGGAGTTTGAGACACGACTGAAGGAGAAGAAGCCAGGAGATCTGTCTGATGAGCTGAGGATTTCCTTGGGGATGCCAGTAGGACCA AATGCCCACAAGGTCCCTCCCCCGTGGCTGATTGCCATGCAGCGATATGGACCACCCCCGTCGTACCCCAACCTGAAAATCCCTGGGCTGAACTCGCCTATCCCCGAG AGCTGTTCTTTTGGGTACCATGCTGGTGGCTGGGGCAAACCCCCAGTAGATGAGACCGGGAAACCCCTCTATGGGGATGTGTTTGGAACCAATGCTGCTGAATTTCAG ACCAAGACTGAGGAAGAAGAGATTGATCGGACCCCTTGGGGGGAGCTGGAGCCATCTGATGAAGAGTCttcagaagaagaggaagaggaagaaagtgatGAAGATAAGCCAGATGAGACGGGCTTCATTACCCCTGCAGACAG TGGCCTCATCACTCCTGGAGGGTTCTCATCAGTGCCAGCTGGAATGGAGACCCCTGAACTCATTgaactgaggaagaagaagatTGAGGAGGCGATGGATGG AAGTGAGACGCCTCAGCTGTTCACTGTGTTGCCAGAGAAGAGAACGGCCACTGTTGGGGGCGCCATGATGGGATCAACCCACATCTATGACATGTCCACG GTTATGAGCCGGAAGGGCCCGGCCCCCGAGCTACAAGGTGTGGAAGTGGCCCTGGCACCCGAAGAGCTGGAGCTGGATCCCATGGCCATGACCCAGAAGTATGAGGAGCACGTGCGGGAGCAGCAGGCACAAGTGGAGAAAGAAGACTTCAGTGACATGGTGGCTGAGCACGCGGCCAAGCAGAAG CAAAAGAAACGGAAAGCTCAGCCCCAGGACAGCCGTGGGGGCAGCAAGAAATACAAGGAGTTCAAATTTTAG
- the SF3B2 gene encoding splicing factor 3B subunit 2 isoform X1 gives MAAEHPEPPKGELQLPPPPPPGHYGAWAAQELQAKLAEIGAPIQAGTREELVERLQTYTRQTGIVLNRPVLRGEDGDKAAPPPMSAQLSGIPMPPPPMGLPPLQPPPPPPPPPPGLGLGFPMAVGPRPPNLGPPPPLRVGDPVALSEEERLKLAQQQAALLMQQEERAKQQGDHSLKEHELLEQQKRAAVLLEQERQQEIAKMGTPVPRPPQDMGQIGVRTPLGPRVAAPVGPTPTVLPMGAPVPRPRGPPPPPGDENREMDDPSVGPKIPQALEKILQLKESRQEEMNSQQDEEEMETDTRSSLGHSASETEEDTVSISKKEKNRKRRNRKKKKKPQRVRGASSESSGDRDKESSRSRGSDSPAADVEIEYVTEEPEIYEPNFIFFKRIFEAFKLTDDVKKEKEKEPEKLDKLENSAAPKKKGFEEEHKDSDDDSSDDEQEKKPEAPKLSKKKLRRMNRFTVAELKQLVARPDVVEMHDVTAQDPKLLVHLKATRNSVPVPRHWCFKRKYLQGKRGIEKPPFELPDFIKRTGIQEMREALQEKEEQKTMKSKMREKVRPKMGKIDIDYQKLHDAFFKWQTKPKLTIHGDLYYEGKEFETRLKEKKPGDLSDELRISLGMPVGPNAHKVPPPWLIAMQRYGPPPSYPNLKIPGLNSPIPESCSFGYHAGGWGKPPVDETGKPLYGDVFGTNAAEFQTKTEEEEIDRTPWGELEPSDEESSEEEEEEESDEDKPDETGFITPADSGLITPGGFSSVPAGMETPELIELRKKKIEEAMDGSETPQLFTVLPEKRTATVGGAMMGSTHIYDMSTVMSRKGPAPELQGVEVALAPEELELDPMAMTQKYEEHVREQQAQVEKEDFSDMVAEHAAKQKQKKRKAQPQDSRGGSKKYKEFKF, from the exons ATGGCGGCCGAGCATCCCGAACCCCCTAAAGGGGAGTTgcagctgccgccgccgccgccccctgGGCACTACGGTGCCTGGGCTGCCCAGGAGCTTCAGGCCAAATTAGCAGAGATCGGAGCTCCGATCCAGG CAGGGACTCGCGAGGAGCTGGTGGAGCGGCTGCAGACCTACACCCGCCAG ACTGGCATCGTCCTGAATCGGCCCGTTCTGAGAGGTGAAGATGGGGACAAAGCTGCTCCCCCTCCTATGTCAGCTCAG CTCTCTGGGATTCCCATGCCACCCCCCCCCATGGGACTCCCTCCTCTGCAACCTCCTCcgccacccccaccacccccacccggCCTTGGCCTTGGCTTTCCTATGGCAGTTGGACCCCGCCCACCAAACCTGgggccccctcctcctctccggGTGGGCGATCCCGTGGCGCTGTCAGAGGAAGAGCGGCTAAAGCTGGCGCAGCAGCAGGCGGCGTTGCTGATGCAGCAGGAGGAGCGTGCCAAGCAG caggGAGATCATTCACTGAAGGAACATGAACTTTTGGAGCAGCAGAAGCGG GCAGCTGTGTTACTGGAGCAGGAACGGCAGCAGGAGATTGCCAAGATGGGCACGCCAGTCCCTCGGCCCCCACAAGACATGGGCCAAATTGGTGTTCGCACTCCTCTGGGTCCTCGAG TGGCTGCTCCAGTGGGTCCCACTCCCACTGTCCTGCCTATGGGGGCCCCTGTTCCTCGGCCTCGTGGTCCCCCACCACCTCCTGGAGATGAGAACAGAGAG ATGGATGACCCCTCTGTGGGCCCCAAGATCCCCCAGGCTTTGGAAAAGATCCTGCAGCTAAAGGAGAGCCGCCAGGAAGAGATGAACTCTCAGCAGG acgaagaggaaatggagacagaTACTCGCTCGTCCCTGGGCCACTCGGCGTCAGAGACTGAGGAGGACACAGTGTCCATATCTAAAAAAGAG AAAAACCGGAAGCGTCGGAAccgaaagaagaagaaaaagcccCAGCGGGTGCGGGGGGCATCATCTGAGAGCTCTGGGGACCGAGACAAAGAGTCAAGCCGCTCCCGTGGCTCTGACTCCCCAGCGGCTGATGTGGAAATTGAGTACGTGACTGAAGAGCCTGAAATTTATGAGCCCAACTTCATCTTCTTCAAGAGGATTTTTGAGGCTTTCAAG CTCACTGATGAcgtgaagaaggagaaggagaaggagccaGAGAAACTTGACAAACTGGAGAACTCTGCGGCCCCCAAGAAAAAGGGCTTTGAGGAGGAGCACAAGGACAGCGATGATGATAGCAGTGATGACGAGCAG GAAAAGAAGCCAGAAGCCCCCAAGCTGTCCAAGAAGAAGCTGCGCCGAATGAATCGCTTCACTGTGGCTGAACTCAAGCAG CTTGTGGCTCGGCCCGACGTTGTGGAGATGCATGACGTGACTGCGCAGGACCCCAAGCTCTTGGTTCACCTCAAGGCCACTCGGAATTCTGTGCCCGTGCCTCGCCACTGGTGTTTTAAGCGCAAGTACCTGCAGGGCAAACGAGGCATTGAGAAGCCCCCCTTCGAGCTACCCGACTTCATCAAACGCACAGGCATCCAGGAGATGCGGGAGGCCCTGCAGGAGAAG GAAGAACAGAAAACCATGAAGTCAAAGATGCGCGAGAAGGTTCGGCCCAAGATGGGGAAGATCGACATTGATTACCAGAAACTGCATGACGCCTTCTTCAAGTGGCAGACCAAGCCAAAGCTGACCATCCACGGGGACCTGTACTACGAG GGGAAGGAGTTTGAGACACGACTGAAGGAGAAGAAGCCAGGAGATCTGTCTGATGAGCTGAGGATTTCCTTGGGGATGCCAGTAGGACCA AATGCCCACAAGGTCCCTCCCCCGTGGCTGATTGCCATGCAGCGATATGGACCACCCCCGTCGTACCCCAACCTGAAAATCCCTGGGCTGAACTCGCCTATCCCCGAG AGCTGTTCTTTTGGGTACCATGCTGGTGGCTGGGGCAAACCCCCAGTAGATGAGACCGGGAAACCCCTCTATGGGGATGTGTTTGGAACCAATGCTGCTGAATTTCAG ACCAAGACTGAGGAAGAAGAGATTGATCGGACCCCTTGGGGGGAGCTGGAGCCATCTGATGAAGAGTCttcagaagaagaggaagaggaagaaagtgatGAAGATAAGCCAGATGAGACGGGCTTCATTACCCCTGCAGACAG TGGCCTCATCACTCCTGGAGGGTTCTCATCAGTGCCAGCTGGAATGGAGACCCCTGAACTCATTgaactgaggaagaagaagatTGAGGAGGCGATGGATGG AAGTGAGACGCCTCAGCTGTTCACTGTGTTGCCAGAGAAGAGAACGGCCACTGTTGGGGGCGCCATGATGGGATCAACCCACATCTATGACATGTCCACG GTTATGAGCCGGAAGGGCCCGGCCCCCGAGCTACAAGGTGTGGAAGTGGCCCTGGCACCCGAAGAGCTGGAGCTGGATCCCATGGCCATGACCCAGAAGTATGAGGAGCACGTGCGGGAGCAGCAGGCACAAGTGGAGAAAGAAGACTTCAGTGACATGGTGGCTGAGCACGCGGCCAAGCAGAAG CAAAAGAAACGGAAAGCTCAGCCCCAGGACAGCCGTGGGGGCAGCAAGAAATACAAGGAGTTCAAATTTTAG